In Leptospira venezuelensis, the DNA window GGCAACACCTTACATCACTCAATCCATGTTGAGAGATATTGTAGAAAGAGTATCTGTAGAGGCGATGAATGCAGTATTAGTTTCTTTGAATAATCCCGGCTTGGATGTGACTCTGCCGGATTATTTGCCCGCACCTTTAAACAATTTTCCTTTGTCTCTAAGATTGATGGCTCAAAATGATGCAGTAGTAAAATCGGATGGAACGAATAAAGGGATCTTAACGTCCGCAAGTGTATCTTTGGTTGCCAAAACTCCTCTTGTTAATACGGATCCTAATTATCATGGACATCAATTAGCTACTGGCTTTGTCAGTACTCGTCCTATTCCGACGGGCACTGCTATGGCAAAAACATATCCATTCTCCAGAAGTAATGCTAATCCTGGATTACTCCTTACTTTGAATGCGGATACTGTGACGCAGGCAGCTTATAGCCTATGGCAAAATGGAGCCTTAAATTTAAGGATCAATAAACAATTTATCAATCAGATCAAACAGTATGCGGGTTCTGATCCTCTCTTTGAATTAACACAAGAGTTAGTGAAAGTTGGGACCTTACTGAATATCTTATCTCCAGGTAGGCCTTTAGTAGGTTTGAAACCTGGTGATCCCACTAAGTTTGTTCCGAGCGTAAGTGCAATGGATGATGTGGACATTGATGTCTATGCGATTCATGCTCCGAACGGTGAATTCAAATTTGGAGGAACAAATTCTCTTCCTACCCTGGTAGTGAACTTTACGGATTTGGAATTAAGGATATATGGCAGAAGACTTCCAGGAACTGATGTAGGTAATGGAAGTGTCGTACCTTGTAGTGCAGCTGCCGCAGATAATGCTGCAAATAGTTGTCGTTATCTTTTGAATACTGTCCGTGTAAGTATAAAAGGGGATGGATCCTTTAATTTCATACCTTTTGTAAATCCGGATCCTATAGGAAAACCTCAATATAATAATTTGAACGCGCTAAGTCTTGTGATCCGAAAAGATGAAGCTAGCATGTCTTATACAATGGACATTCTGGAAGGACCAACATTTAATCCATTTGGTTTGGATCCTAAGGGAATTTTCCAAGTGGTAGATCCTTTGATCCGTTCTTTGATTGTTCCTTTAGTAAATAACGTATTGAGACAAGTCCCTTTACCTAGTTCCTTGACCTTGGATGCAATTACGAATGTAAGCTCTGGAAATAAATGTAATCTGCAATCTACTACAGATAAGTTGAGATTGGTTACTATCCCGATTCCGAATTCGGAAGCTTATCCTTATCTATTCGGAGGACTTCAGTTCCAGGGCGCATTTGCTTCCAACCCCGGAAATGCGATCAGCTGCCCTTAAGATAAAAAAAGAGGCTCAAGAATTCTTGAGCCTCTCAAACATTCCAAAATCTTAATAAAAGATTTACATTTTTCCGCCGCCGTAAGTCTCATCGCCTGGGACAGAATCTTCCGGAGTCCAACCTTGAGGGGTATGACAGGACAAACAGTTCTTTAACGATATATTCTTTTTCATCAAGTCCTTAAATGGAGGAAGAGATTTGAATTTTACGATAATTCCATCATAAGAACTTCTTTTAGGCTCTTCTCCGCTACCGGGATAATAACCGCCATTTCCTTTTTCCTGCATAGTTCCATCTTTTGGATCTCCAGTTCCATTCATTAAAACCTTACCTTCGCAAGTGCAGAAGGAAGAATCCTTGGTTTTATGATCATGGAATGCGGAGAATGCAGTTCCTCTGACTCCAGCAGTGGTAGTAGGGGTGCTAACTTCGAATTTTCTACCTTTCAGGTTTACCAATTGGAACCAAGCAAATCCACTTTGAACTTCTAATTTGCCATCTTTTGACTCGTTGTATAAACTGGAAATTTTCAGTTTTGTATTCGGAAGGACTTTGAACTCGGAACCTTTATAGAGAAGGGTAGTTTTTGACGCGTTTCCAGTAGAAACTATATCTCCTTCTGAAACCATATCTCC includes these proteins:
- a CDS encoding FecR family protein, producing MKLRVWMILSLILSIGSLVLVSQENKEKEARVSFLIGKVQLQKGGKGSWNVLKQGDMVSEGDIVSTGNASKTTLLYKGSEFKVLPNTKLKISSLYNESKDGKLEVQSGFAWFQLVNLKGRKFEVSTPTTTAGVRGTAFSAFHDHKTKDSSFCTCEGKVLMNGTGDPKDGTMQEKGNGGYYPGSGEEPKRSSYDGIIVKFKSLPPFKDLMKKNISLKNCLSCHTPQGWTPEDSVPGDETYGGGKM